One Candidatus Omnitrophota bacterium genomic region harbors:
- the gyrA gene encoding DNA gyrase subunit A — translation MYTRNEKIIPVHIEEEMKDSYINYAMSVIIGRALPDVRDGLKPVHRRILYAMKDMGITYNRSYKKSARIVGEVLGKYHPHGDSAVYDALVRMVQEFSLRYPLVNGQGNFGSIDGDSPAAMRYTEARLQQITEWILRDIEKETVDWRPNFDGSLNEPEVLPSVLPNLLLNGSSGIAVGMATNIPPHNLTEIADAIIHLIDNPACTIDDLVKIVHGPDFPTGALICGRDSILKAYRTGRGSLTLHAKAHVEQKKGGKDSIVVTEIPYQVNKTRLITSIASLVKNKKVDGITDIRDESDRDGMRIVIDLRRGQNSEVVMNQLYKHTQMRDTFGVIMLAIVDGQPQILNLKQMLEEFVKHRREVIIKRTKFDLAKAEERAHILEGLKIAINNLDEVIKLIKKSKNPETAKTGLMKKFKLSERQALAILAMRLQQLTNLETEKLQNEYKELLKLIEKLKGILESEKKIMGIVKDETMEIREKFGDSRRTEITAAAEDIEIEDLIAEEDMVITLSHAGYIKRYPVSAYKKQRRGGKGVTGAETKEEDFVEHLFVASTHDYMLIFTSEGKLHWLKVHEIPQAGRRTKGRPIVNVLGISSEEQITSVVPVREFTEGTYVVMATEQGKIKKTALDAFSNPRKGGIIAIKLGKGDKLIGSILSSGQDEICLATRQGKAIRFSEKDIRPMGRSAQGVKGISLKKKDKVVGMDRVDLEGTLLTVTEKGFGKRTDFQEYRVQSRGGSGIINLKIVDKNGPVVNTKSVREGDEIMLISKQGMVVRVAVDGISQIGRATQGVRVINLKSSDRLTSVARVVAEEEEDAIAEE, via the coding sequence ATGTACACGAGAAACGAAAAGATCATCCCGGTCCACATTGAAGAGGAGATGAAGGATTCGTACATAAACTACGCGATGAGCGTCATCATCGGCAGGGCCCTTCCTGACGTGCGCGACGGGCTTAAGCCCGTGCACAGGCGCATACTGTACGCCATGAAGGACATGGGGATAACCTACAACCGGTCCTATAAAAAAAGCGCAAGAATAGTCGGTGAGGTCCTGGGTAAATACCACCCGCACGGGGACTCCGCCGTTTACGACGCGCTGGTGCGCATGGTGCAGGAATTCTCGCTTAGATATCCTCTTGTGAACGGCCAGGGGAACTTCGGGTCAATTGACGGTGACAGCCCCGCAGCGATGAGGTACACCGAAGCGCGCCTGCAGCAGATAACCGAGTGGATACTCCGGGACATAGAAAAAGAGACGGTCGACTGGCGCCCGAATTTCGACGGGTCGCTGAACGAACCGGAGGTCCTGCCTTCGGTTTTGCCGAACCTTCTTTTGAACGGGTCAAGTGGTATAGCCGTGGGGATGGCGACCAATATCCCCCCGCATAACCTTACGGAGATAGCCGACGCCATAATACATCTGATAGACAACCCCGCGTGCACTATAGATGACCTGGTAAAGATAGTTCACGGTCCGGATTTCCCCACGGGGGCGCTTATCTGCGGGAGGGACAGCATACTCAAGGCCTATCGCACCGGCAGGGGCTCGCTTACCCTTCACGCCAAGGCGCACGTCGAGCAGAAAAAAGGAGGCAAGGACAGCATAGTCGTAACCGAGATACCCTACCAGGTCAACAAGACCCGGCTCATAACTTCCATCGCCAGCCTCGTCAAGAACAAGAAGGTCGACGGGATAACCGACATACGCGATGAGTCCGACAGGGACGGGATGAGGATAGTGATAGACCTCAGGCGCGGTCAGAACTCCGAAGTGGTGATGAACCAGCTCTACAAGCACACCCAGATGAGGGATACTTTCGGGGTGATAATGCTGGCGATAGTCGACGGGCAGCCGCAGATACTCAACCTCAAGCAGATGCTTGAAGAGTTCGTCAAGCACCGCAGGGAGGTTATCATAAAACGCACCAAGTTCGACCTGGCAAAGGCCGAGGAGAGAGCGCACATACTGGAAGGGCTGAAAATAGCCATAAATAACCTGGATGAGGTGATTAAGCTCATCAAAAAATCCAAGAACCCCGAGACGGCCAAGACAGGGCTGATGAAAAAATTCAAGCTTTCCGAGAGGCAGGCCCTTGCGATACTCGCCATGCGCCTTCAGCAGCTGACGAACCTTGAGACCGAAAAGTTACAGAACGAGTATAAGGAACTGCTCAAGCTGATAGAGAAGCTCAAGGGGATTCTCGAGAGCGAGAAGAAGATAATGGGCATCGTCAAGGACGAGACGATGGAGATCAGGGAAAAGTTCGGCGATTCCAGAAGAACAGAGATCACCGCAGCCGCCGAGGACATAGAGATAGAGGATCTTATCGCGGAGGAGGACATGGTGATAACCCTGAGCCACGCCGGCTACATCAAAAGGTACCCGGTGAGCGCCTACAAGAAACAGCGGCGCGGCGGCAAGGGCGTAACCGGCGCGGAGACCAAGGAAGAGGATTTCGTCGAACACCTTTTCGTGGCATCCACCCACGATTACATGCTGATATTCACCAGTGAAGGGAAGCTGCACTGGCTCAAGGTGCACGAGATCCCCCAGGCAGGCAGAAGGACAAAAGGCAGGCCAATAGTTAACGTGCTGGGGATATCAAGTGAAGAGCAGATAACCTCGGTTGTCCCGGTTCGCGAATTCACCGAAGGCACTTATGTGGTGATGGCGACCGAGCAGGGCAAGATAAAGAAAACCGCCCTTGACGCTTTCAGTAACCCCCGCAAAGGCGGGATCATAGCTATAAAGCTGGGCAAGGGGGATAAGCTGATAGGCTCGATCCTTTCCAGCGGGCAGGATGAGATCTGCCTGGCGACGAGGCAGGGCAAGGCCATACGGTTCAGCGAAAAAGACATACGCCCCATGGGCAGGAGCGCGCAGGGGGTTAAAGGAATTTCCCTCAAGAAAAAGGACAAAGTCGTGGGCATGGACAGGGTCGACCTTGAGGGGACCCTTCTTACGGTGACCGAGAAGGGCTTCGGCAAGAGGACAGATTTTCAGGAATACCGCGTCCAGTCCCGCGGCGGAAGCGGCATAATAAATCTGAAGATCGTCGATAAGAACGGCCCCGTTGTCAATACCAAGAGCGTCAGGGAGGGTGACGAGATAATGCTGATCTCAAAGCAGGGCATGGTCGTCAGGGTAGCCGTCGACGGTATAAGTCAGATAGGCAGGGCCACGCAGGGAGTGAGGGTCATCAACCTCAAGTCCAGCGACAGGCTCACCTCGGTGGCCAGGGTCGTCGCCGAGGAGGAGGAAGACGCGATCGCCGAGGAATAG
- the glmS gene encoding glutamine--fructose-6-phosphate transaminase (isomerizing), whose product MCGIIGYTGERDATKVILNGLARMEYRGYDSAGVAVLEGQELNVRKKQGKLRVLTEELKKHPIKGHAGVGHTRWATHGVPNDVNAHPHIDPKENLAVVHNGIIENYQSLKKALSKKGYEFVSDTDSEVIAHLVADLYRGDLCEAVKEATKKLKGSYAIAVVHKGEPGRLVGARRDSPLILGAGKGENFIASDIPAVLDHTKNIVFLENNETVDLYRDSYTIYGAKGKKLQRRATQVKWDISQAEKGGYKHFMMKEICEQPEVLRSILKERIIGDEVVFEELAIAKNELRKIKKIAIVACGTAYHAGMTGKYIIEGCAKVPVWVDTSSEFRYRDPLVDKDTLVIVISQSGETADTLAALRQAQKKGARVLAICNVLGSSIARESDGVIYTHAGPEIAVASTKAYTAQLAVLYLFTAYLAKIKKKDARGNGSFLRRLKKVPAMTERVLEHYHNSRNKIAKYAADFHEYYLARNNKSCFLYLARNINYPNALEGALKLKEISYISAEGYPAGEMKHGPIALIDENPWVVCIAPRSETYEKMLSNIQEIKARGGLVLAIVTEGDRQLDRGNVDYIIDIPQVDEVFSPVLVVIPLQLLAYHVAEEFGYDIDQPRNLAKSVTVE is encoded by the coding sequence ATGTGCGGGATCATAGGTTACACGGGCGAACGTGACGCGACAAAAGTGATTCTCAACGGGCTCGCCCGCATGGAGTACAGGGGATATGATTCGGCCGGGGTAGCGGTGCTCGAAGGGCAGGAGCTTAACGTCAGGAAAAAGCAGGGCAAGCTGCGCGTCCTGACCGAGGAGCTCAAGAAGCACCCCATAAAAGGGCACGCCGGAGTGGGCCACACGCGGTGGGCCACGCACGGGGTGCCGAACGACGTGAACGCCCACCCGCATATCGACCCGAAAGAGAACCTCGCCGTAGTGCATAACGGCATCATCGAGAACTACCAGTCCCTCAAAAAAGCCCTCAGCAAAAAAGGGTACGAGTTCGTCTCCGACACCGACAGCGAGGTGATAGCGCATCTGGTGGCGGACCTTTACAGGGGAGACCTCTGTGAGGCGGTAAAAGAGGCGACCAAGAAGCTCAAGGGATCCTACGCGATAGCGGTGGTACATAAAGGCGAACCCGGGAGGCTGGTGGGGGCCCGCAGGGACAGCCCCCTGATACTGGGCGCGGGAAAAGGCGAGAACTTCATTGCCAGCGATATCCCCGCGGTCCTGGACCACACCAAGAACATCGTTTTTCTCGAGAACAACGAAACGGTGGACCTTTACAGGGACAGTTATACCATTTACGGGGCGAAAGGGAAAAAGCTCCAGCGCCGGGCTACACAGGTCAAATGGGACATATCCCAGGCGGAGAAGGGCGGTTACAAGCATTTCATGATGAAAGAGATCTGCGAACAGCCCGAGGTGCTCAGGTCCATACTCAAGGAAAGGATAATAGGGGACGAGGTGGTCTTCGAGGAACTGGCCATCGCCAAAAACGAACTCAGGAAAATAAAAAAGATCGCGATAGTCGCCTGCGGCACGGCTTACCACGCGGGGATGACCGGTAAATACATAATCGAAGGATGCGCCAAAGTGCCCGTATGGGTAGACACATCAAGCGAGTTCAGGTACCGGGACCCTCTGGTGGACAAGGACACCCTGGTCATTGTCATATCGCAGTCGGGTGAGACAGCGGACACGCTCGCAGCACTCAGGCAGGCACAGAAAAAAGGCGCCAGGGTGCTCGCGATCTGCAACGTCCTCGGCAGCTCCATAGCACGCGAGTCCGACGGGGTGATCTACACGCACGCTGGGCCCGAGATAGCGGTGGCCTCCACCAAGGCGTATACAGCACAGCTTGCTGTTCTGTATCTTTTCACCGCCTATCTTGCGAAAATAAAGAAAAAGGACGCTCGGGGGAACGGCTCTTTTCTCAGAAGGCTTAAAAAAGTGCCCGCCATGACAGAGCGCGTTCTCGAGCACTACCATAACAGCAGGAACAAGATCGCCAAGTACGCGGCGGATTTTCACGAATATTATCTGGCGAGGAACAACAAAAGCTGTTTTCTGTACCTGGCGAGGAACATCAACTATCCCAACGCGCTTGAAGGGGCCCTCAAGCTGAAGGAGATCTCCTACATAAGCGCGGAAGGCTATCCTGCCGGGGAGATGAAACACGGCCCCATCGCACTTATCGATGAGAACCCGTGGGTCGTTTGTATAGCGCCCAGGTCGGAGACCTACGAAAAGATGCTTTCCAACATTCAGGAGATAAAAGCAAGGGGAGGACTCGTCCTCGCCATTGTCACCGAAGGCGACAGGCAACTCGACCGGGGGAACGTTGATTACATTATCGACATACCGCAGGTGGATGAGGTCTTCTCTCCCGTGCTGGTCGTTATCCCGCTGCAGCTTCTTGCGTATCATGTCGCAGAAGAATTCGGTTATGATATAGACCAGCCCCGCAATCTTGCCAAGTCGGTTACGGTGGAGTGA
- the rsmI gene encoding 16S rRNA (cytidine(1402)-2'-O)-methyltransferase — protein MESGTLYIVSTPIGNLEDLSFRAKRVLSEVDLIAAEDTRKTGILLGTYEIGTRATSFHSHNAARKTPQLVGKLLEGKSVALVSDSGTPGISDPGTALIAACIDVKIPVTAVPGPAAFVTALVLSGKPTNKFVFEGFLSNKSAKRRKQLDALKNEKRTVIVYESPHRLKRFLEDFLEVAGDRQIVLARELTKKFEEVRREKASEQLRHYTENKPRGEFIVLF, from the coding sequence ATGGAATCCGGGACACTTTACATAGTGAGCACCCCAATAGGCAACCTCGAAGACCTCTCCTTCAGGGCGAAGCGGGTGCTTTCCGAGGTCGATCTGATAGCCGCGGAGGATACCCGCAAAACGGGGATACTGCTGGGGACTTACGAGATAGGCACTCGGGCCACGAGCTTTCATTCCCACAACGCGGCAAGAAAGACCCCGCAGCTGGTTGGGAAACTTCTTGAGGGAAAGAGCGTCGCCCTGGTATCAGATTCGGGAACGCCCGGTATCTCGGACCCGGGTACCGCGCTCATAGCAGCGTGCATCGATGTAAAAATACCGGTAACGGCAGTTCCCGGGCCGGCGGCTTTTGTAACGGCGCTGGTCCTTTCGGGAAAGCCGACGAACAAATTCGTTTTCGAAGGCTTTTTGTCCAATAAATCGGCAAAGAGGCGCAAACAGCTTGATGCGCTCAAGAACGAGAAGAGGACCGTCATTGTTTACGAGTCGCCGCACAGACTGAAGAGGTTCCTTGAGGATTTTCTGGAAGTGGCCGGGGACAGGCAGATAGTCCTGGCCAGGGAACTGACCAAAAAGTTCGAAGAGGTAAGAAGAGAGAAGGCCAGCGAACAGCTCCGGCATTACACGGAAAACAAGCCGAGAGGGGAGTTCATAGTTCTCTTTTAG
- a CDS encoding nucleoside-diphosphate kinase, with the protein MLEQTLVLIKPDGLKKSLTGNILTRLSETKLDIVGAKIVRVSRELAEEHYQGLRDKPFFEDLLKYIMGEYHKKKVMALVYWGEGAIGKVRELCGKTNPEEADSVSIRGAYGRITTAGVYENVIHASADLEDAEREIKLWFQPDEIIVDIYPVTETEEKLKINRWA; encoded by the coding sequence ATGCTTGAACAGACGCTGGTCCTTATTAAACCCGACGGGCTTAAAAAATCCCTGACGGGCAATATACTTACCAGACTTTCGGAGACAAAGCTTGATATAGTCGGCGCGAAAATAGTCAGGGTATCGCGCGAGCTTGCGGAGGAACATTATCAGGGGCTCCGGGACAAACCGTTTTTCGAGGACCTTCTCAAATACATCATGGGAGAATACCATAAGAAAAAAGTGATGGCGCTGGTATACTGGGGGGAGGGCGCTATCGGCAAGGTCAGGGAGCTTTGCGGCAAGACCAATCCCGAGGAAGCCGATTCGGTCTCGATCAGGGGCGCCTACGGCAGGATAACCACCGCGGGGGTATATGAGAACGTCATACACGCTTCGGCGGATCTTGAGGACGCGGAAAGGGAGATAAAACTGTGGTTTCAGCCGGACGAGATCATAGTCGACATATACCCGGTGACCGAGACGGAAGAAAAGCTGAAAATCAACAGGTGGGCTTGA
- a CDS encoding YicC family protein: MIRSMTGFGKSSKKTPYGEITAEIKTLNHKSLSITCNPMNGFFLLEEKARKVLEKKICRGKVFVRITRENIPGQKSLQKIQVNEKIAREYVRKIKKAQKDIAVKGELEIRDLLSFPGVVETGTHHNEETKLWPHIREVLEKALDKLVDFRDKEGAQLARDFKSRLGKIRRNMRRIKKHEKKSVADFRKKLKDAIKDLEAEQMLDRERVENEVAAFAKNCDITEEVTRMEGHLDGYEDLLKSPEHDVGKKLDFIAQEMQREANTIGAKSSSFKISKSVIEVKSEIEKMREQIRNVE, from the coding sequence ATGATCAGATCCATGACGGGATTCGGCAAGAGCAGCAAGAAGACGCCCTACGGGGAGATAACGGCCGAGATAAAAACCTTGAACCACAAGAGTCTCAGCATAACGTGCAACCCCATGAACGGGTTTTTCCTTTTGGAGGAGAAAGCAAGAAAGGTCCTTGAGAAAAAGATATGCCGGGGGAAAGTATTCGTCAGGATAACCAGGGAGAACATTCCCGGACAGAAGAGCCTGCAGAAGATCCAGGTCAACGAAAAGATAGCTCGCGAATATGTAAGGAAGATCAAAAAGGCGCAGAAAGATATAGCTGTCAAAGGCGAGCTGGAGATAAGGGACCTGCTCTCTTTCCCCGGGGTCGTGGAAACAGGCACGCACCATAACGAGGAGACCAAACTCTGGCCGCACATACGCGAGGTTCTGGAAAAGGCGCTTGATAAGCTTGTCGACTTTCGCGATAAAGAAGGCGCGCAGCTTGCCAGGGATTTCAAGTCGCGCCTTGGCAAGATCCGCAGGAACATGCGCCGGATAAAAAAACACGAGAAAAAAAGCGTTGCCGATTTCCGCAAAAAGCTCAAGGACGCCATCAAGGACCTGGAAGCGGAACAGATGCTTGACAGAGAAAGGGTCGAGAACGAGGTCGCCGCCTTCGCCAAGAACTGCGACATAACCGAGGAGGTCACCCGCATGGAGGGCCACCTCGACGGATACGAGGACCTTTTGAAGAGCCCGGAGCACGATGTCGGGAAGAAGCTGGATTTCATAGCCCAGGAAATGCAGAGGGAAGCCAATACCATAGGCGCCAAGTCGAGCAGCTTCAAGATATCCAAATCCGTTATCGAGGTTAAAAGCGAGATCGAAAAGATGCGAGAACAGATAAGGAACGTGGAATAA
- a CDS encoding guanylate kinase, translated as MAREPLIIIVSAPSGSGKTTLVDRLLERTEGIKRSVSCTTRPPREGEKDGEDYFFLSEEEFEKSIEEGRMLEWEKNFKHYYGTPKAQVEEAVRKGEDIILSIDVKGAKAVKRLYPGSLSIFIMPPSMKELRERLLNRKTEEEEQISMRLNQSEEEIKAADEYDYLVVNDDLEKAVGELRQIIETARERAT; from the coding sequence ATGGCCAGGGAACCGCTAATAATAATAGTTTCAGCCCCTTCGGGCAGCGGCAAGACAACCCTGGTTGACCGCCTCCTGGAAAGGACAGAAGGCATAAAAAGATCGGTCTCCTGCACGACAAGACCGCCCAGAGAAGGAGAGAAGGACGGGGAAGATTATTTTTTCCTGTCCGAAGAAGAGTTCGAAAAAAGCATCGAGGAGGGCCGGATGCTCGAGTGGGAGAAGAACTTCAAGCATTATTACGGCACTCCCAAGGCGCAGGTAGAGGAGGCGGTCCGAAAGGGAGAGGACATCATCCTCAGCATCGACGTCAAGGGCGCAAAGGCCGTTAAAAGACTTTATCCCGGGAGTCTGAGCATTTTCATCATGCCTCCGTCGATGAAAGAGCTGCGCGAAAGGCTTTTGAACAGGAAGACCGAAGAAGAAGAACAGATTTCAATGAGACTTAACCAGTCGGAAGAAGAGATAAAGGCCGCGGACGAGTACGATTATCTTGTGGTCAACGATGACCTGGAAAAAGCGGTGGGGGAACTGAGGCAGATAATAGAAACCGCCCGGGAGCGGGCGACTTAA
- the rpoZ gene encoding DNA-directed RNA polymerase subunit omega: protein MYISRDKLMNEVGSVYKLCNLAAMRAMELNVGMKKLVEANPKEKVTTVAIREIAEGKVKIKPFEGKEK, encoded by the coding sequence ATGTACATATCAAGGGACAAGCTTATGAACGAAGTAGGAAGCGTATACAAACTGTGCAATCTTGCCGCTATGAGAGCGATGGAACTCAACGTGGGCATGAAAAAACTGGTGGAAGCCAATCCCAAGGAAAAGGTGACAACGGTCGCTATCCGCGAGATAGCCGAGGGAAAAGTCAAGATAAAACCCTTCGAGGGGAAAGAGAAATGA
- a CDS encoding phosphopantothenoylcysteine decarboxylase has protein sequence MKKNILLGVTASIAAYKACEIIGLLRKKGYGVRCVMSPDAEKFVTELTLETLTRQKVVTGLFRGTGGMNPVHISLAEEADLILIAPATADIIGKIASGIVDDALTCTVCASDGPVLFAPAMNDKMFANPIVQGNIESLRGYGYHFVGPAEGRLACDKQGKGHLAPLEKVVEKAEQLLSK, from the coding sequence ATGAAGAAGAACATCCTGCTCGGTGTCACAGCCAGCATAGCCGCGTACAAGGCCTGCGAGATCATCGGCCTTCTGCGGAAGAAGGGTTACGGCGTCCGGTGCGTCATGTCGCCCGACGCAGAGAAGTTCGTGACGGAGCTTACCCTGGAGACACTTACCCGGCAGAAGGTCGTAACGGGTCTTTTCCGCGGGACAGGAGGGATGAACCCGGTGCATATCTCGCTGGCCGAAGAGGCCGACCTGATCCTCATAGCGCCGGCAACGGCGGATATCATAGGGAAGATAGCCTCGGGAATAGTCGATGACGCACTTACCTGCACAGTATGCGCATCGGACGGGCCGGTGCTTTTCGCCCCGGCGATGAACGACAAAATGTTCGCCAACCCCATCGTGCAGGGGAACATTGAATCTCTCCGCGGGTACGGCTATCACTTCGTGGGACCTGCCGAAGGGCGCCTCGCCTGCGACAAACAGGGCAAAGGACATCTTGCTCCCCTGGAGAAGGTCGTCGAGAAAGCGGAACAATTACTTTCCAAATAG
- the thrS gene encoding threonine--tRNA ligase: MAKKTDIKLDKIRHSAAHVMADAVKKLYPGVRLGIGPAIEDGFYYDFDFTGCENPPGEDSASFSLSPEDLPEIEKEMKRIIKKDLPFEKKVVGKKEAAGILKEEGETYKMEMLEELPEDEEITLYFHGDFFDLCRGPHIDRTGQIGAFKLLSLAGAYWKGEESNPMLQRIYGTAFESREELDEFLRLREEAQKRDHRKLGRELELFSFSERMGGGLVLYHPKGAMLRRIIADYITGKHLEKGYELISSPHIIKSDIWIQSGHYDYYKENMYIFQSEGQEFGVKPMNCPGHILVYSSRTRSYRDLPIRYFELGTVYRHEKSGVLHGLLRVRGFTQDDAHIFCLREQVESEVMQVIDFVDETLKVFGFSQFEIELSTRPEKFIGTEQDWEEATGALKKALETKGLEYDINEGDGAFYGPKIDIKLTDALGRSWQCATIQCDFALPERFDLKYVDQDGQEKRPIVLHRVILGSLERFIGALIEHYGGDFPLWLAPVQVKVIPITEEQTDYARELAGELHGRGFRVEIDERDEKMQKKIRDAELAKIPYMAVVGKREKADGTVSLRSRKQGKMGVMDTGDFLGLLGRETEQKK, encoded by the coding sequence ATGGCAAAGAAAACGGACATTAAACTTGATAAGATACGCCACAGCGCGGCGCATGTGATGGCGGACGCGGTAAAAAAACTTTACCCCGGGGTCAGGCTGGGAATAGGCCCCGCGATAGAGGACGGGTTCTACTATGACTTTGATTTTACCGGCTGTGAGAATCCCCCGGGTGAGGACTCCGCGAGTTTCTCCCTGAGCCCGGAAGACCTGCCGGAGATCGAAAAAGAGATGAAAAGGATCATAAAAAAGGACCTCCCTTTCGAAAAGAAGGTAGTAGGCAAAAAAGAAGCCGCCGGCATCCTGAAGGAAGAGGGCGAGACCTACAAGATGGAAATGCTCGAAGAGCTTCCCGAGGACGAGGAGATAACACTTTATTTCCACGGCGATTTTTTTGACCTGTGCCGGGGGCCGCACATAGACAGAACGGGCCAGATAGGCGCCTTTAAACTGCTTTCGCTGGCGGGCGCTTACTGGAAGGGGGAGGAGTCCAACCCCATGCTGCAGAGGATATACGGAACGGCTTTTGAGAGCCGTGAAGAGCTGGATGAGTTCTTGCGCCTCAGGGAGGAGGCCCAGAAAAGGGACCACCGGAAACTGGGCAGGGAACTGGAACTGTTCAGCTTCAGCGAGCGCATGGGAGGCGGGCTTGTTCTTTATCATCCGAAAGGCGCCATGCTGAGGCGGATAATAGCCGATTACATAACCGGCAAGCACCTGGAGAAGGGATACGAACTTATTTCGAGCCCGCACATAATTAAGAGCGATATCTGGATACAATCCGGCCATTACGACTACTACAAGGAGAACATGTACATCTTCCAGAGCGAGGGCCAGGAGTTCGGGGTAAAGCCGATGAACTGTCCCGGGCACATACTCGTTTACTCCTCCAGGACCAGGAGCTACCGGGATCTGCCCATAAGGTATTTCGAGCTGGGTACGGTCTACCGTCACGAGAAGTCAGGCGTTCTCCACGGTCTTTTGAGGGTGAGGGGTTTTACCCAGGATGACGCCCACATATTCTGCCTGCGCGAACAGGTGGAGTCGGAGGTCATGCAGGTCATAGACTTCGTTGACGAGACGCTCAAGGTTTTCGGTTTCAGCCAGTTCGAGATAGAGCTTTCCACTCGTCCTGAAAAGTTCATAGGCACGGAACAGGACTGGGAGGAAGCCACCGGGGCTCTTAAGAAGGCTCTTGAGACCAAAGGCCTGGAGTACGACATAAACGAGGGTGACGGCGCATTTTACGGACCCAAGATCGACATCAAGCTCACTGATGCCTTGGGCAGGTCCTGGCAATGCGCGACCATACAATGTGACTTCGCTCTGCCGGAGAGGTTCGACCTCAAATACGTCGACCAGGACGGGCAGGAAAAACGGCCCATCGTGCTTCACCGGGTCATACTGGGTAGTCTGGAACGCTTTATAGGGGCGCTTATCGAGCATTACGGAGGGGATTTTCCCCTGTGGCTGGCACCCGTGCAGGTCAAGGTGATACCCATAACCGAAGAACAGACCGATTACGCGCGGGAACTGGCCGGAGAACTTCACGGGAGAGGTTTCCGTGTGGAGATAGATGAAAGAGACGAAAAGATGCAGAAGAAAATAAGGGATGCAGAGCTGGCAAAGATCCCTTACATGGCCGTGGTCGGAAAGCGCGAGAAGGCCGATGGCACGGTCTCTCTCAGAAGCCGTAAACAGGGAAAAATGGGAGTTATGGATACTGGGGACTTCCTGGGTCTGCTGGGCCGCGAGACGGAACAGAAGAAATGA
- a CDS encoding translation initiation factor IF-3: MAYSKKPRFNRRKRYEDQTRVNTRIRVPKIRLVDEDGDQKGVVDTKEGLDLARERGLDLVEVSPNSDPPVCRIMDYSKYKYEQEKKKKLAKKKQHVTHLKEIRFKVRIEEHDYQVKLKHIKEFLEKKDRVRVSLRFRGREMAHKELGRELMHRIANDVAALGEMESEPKQMGRTMSMTLVPKSG; encoded by the coding sequence ATCGCTTACAGCAAAAAGCCACGATTCAACAGGAGGAAAAGATACGAGGACCAGACCAGGGTGAACACCCGCATAAGGGTGCCCAAGATAAGGCTGGTCGACGAGGACGGAGACCAGAAAGGCGTGGTGGACACAAAAGAAGGACTGGACCTTGCCAGGGAAAGAGGGCTTGATCTTGTGGAAGTGTCCCCCAACTCCGATCCGCCGGTTTGCCGGATAATGGATTACAGCAAGTACAAATACGAGCAGGAAAAGAAAAAGAAGTTGGCCAAGAAGAAACAGCATGTGACGCACCTTAAGGAAATAAGGTTCAAGGTCCGGATAGAAGAACATGATTACCAGGTAAAACTGAAGCATATAAAAGAATTCCTTGAGAAGAAGGACAGGGTGAGGGTTTCGCTCAGGTTCAGGGGCAGGGAAATGGCGCACAAGGAACTGGGCAGGGAACTGATGCACAGGATAGCGAACGATGTCGCCGCCCTTGGCGAGATGGAGTCCGAACCCAAACAGATGGGCAGGACCATGTCGATGACGCTGGTGCCCAAAAGCGGATAG
- the rpmI gene encoding 50S ribosomal protein L35, protein MPKLKTNKGAKKRFKITKTGKVKRRKEGARHILTKKTRKRKRSLKKATTVDKTMEKKVKNLLPYE, encoded by the coding sequence ATGCCTAAACTGAAGACGAATAAAGGAGCGAAAAAACGCTTTAAGATCACAAAGACCGGCAAGGTCAAACGGCGAAAGGAAGGGGCCCGGCATATTCTTACCAAGAAGACGCGTAAAAGAAAGCGCTCTCTTAAGAAGGCCACGACCGTGGACAAGACCATGGAGAAAAAGGTCAAGAACCTTTTGCCGTATGAGTGA
- the rplT gene encoding 50S ribosomal protein L20 yields MSRVKHATSSHKRRKKTLKAVKGQRGARSKLYRTAKEAERKSMVNSYDGRKRKKRDYRALWITRIAAACKQEGISYSKFISGLKKAKIELNRKILADLAANDNRGFKALVKQVKP; encoded by the coding sequence ATGTCCAGAGTAAAACACGCGACAAGTTCGCATAAAAGAAGAAAAAAGACCCTGAAGGCGGTAAAGGGCCAGCGTGGCGCCAGGTCAAAGCTCTACCGTACGGCTAAGGAAGCCGAGCGTAAAAGCATGGTAAACAGCTATGACGGCAGAAAACGCAAGAAAAGGGATTATCGCGCCCTTTGGATTACCCGCATAGCCGCAGCCTGCAAGCAGGAAGGCATTTCCTACAGCAAGTTCATCTCGGGGCTTAAAAAGGCCAAGATCGAACTTAACAGGAAAATACTAGCCGATCTTGCCGCCAACGATAACCGCGGGTTTAAGGCGCTCGTAAAACAGGTAAAACCGTAA